A genomic segment from Tessaracoccus defluvii encodes:
- a CDS encoding MMPL family transporter, with the protein MFQVAARCAPAAASGIIADTANDLLRIGLVALAVNLLLLVIFLRALVAPLYLLASSVLALGATLGLSVLFFQDFLGQDDLTFYVPFAGSVLLLSLGSDYNIFAVGHVWQEARHRSMKEALLVATPESTRAITSAGLALAASFGLLALVPLGPFRELGFLLGVGILIDVFVVRALLVPSLITLVGPPSSWPSGILKRERRTRVGKERANA; encoded by the coding sequence CTGTTCCAGGTCGCCGCCCGGTGCGCCCCAGCCGCCGCCTCGGGCATCATCGCCGACACCGCCAACGATCTCCTCCGGATCGGGCTGGTCGCGCTCGCCGTGAACCTGCTCCTCCTGGTCATCTTCCTGCGGGCGTTGGTCGCCCCGCTGTACCTCCTCGCGTCGAGCGTCCTCGCGCTGGGGGCGACGCTGGGCCTGTCTGTGCTGTTCTTCCAGGACTTCCTCGGGCAGGACGACCTCACCTTCTACGTGCCGTTCGCGGGGTCGGTGCTCCTGCTGTCCCTGGGGTCCGACTACAACATCTTCGCCGTCGGCCACGTCTGGCAGGAGGCCCGTCACCGGTCGATGAAGGAGGCCCTCCTCGTCGCCACCCCGGAGTCGACCCGGGCGATCACCTCCGCAGGCCTCGCGCTGGCCGCGAGCTTCGGGCTTCTGGCCCTGGTCCCGCTGGGACCGTTCCGCGAACTGGGCTTCCTGCTGGGCGTCGGGATCCTCATCGATGTGTTCGTCGTCCGGGCGCTGCTCGTGCCGTCACTGATCACGCTGGTGGGCCCGCCGAGCAGTTGGCCGTCAGGCATCCTCAAGCGTGAACGGCGCACTCGAGTCGGCAAGGAGCGCGCGAATGCCTGA
- a CDS encoding FmdB family zinc ribbon protein, whose translation MPTYQYRCTACAADLEVVQKFTDPSLTVCPECDGELRKVFNAVGVVFKGSGFYKTDSRSSSKPSGSPKPAESKPSESKPAAKIDSSKVAATS comes from the coding sequence ATGCCCACCTATCAGTACCGTTGCACCGCCTGCGCCGCCGACCTCGAGGTCGTCCAGAAGTTCACCGACCCGTCCCTGACGGTATGCCCCGAATGCGACGGCGAACTGCGCAAGGTCTTCAACGCGGTGGGCGTCGTGTTCAAGGGCTCGGGCTTCTACAAGACCGACTCCCGCTCCTCCTCGAAGCCGTCGGGCTCCCCAAAGCCCGCGGAATCGAAGCCGTCCGAGTCGAAGCCGGCGGCCAAGATCGACTCCTCGAAGGTCGCCGCCACCTCCTGA
- a CDS encoding UTP--glucose-1-phosphate uridylyltransferase has translation MSEAGLQAARQKMIDAGVSTPAIEVFSRFYELLESGATGVIREDSIAPLLDPPMLADIDVTNEDARAAIDKTVVIKLNGGLGTSMGLDKAKTLLKVRDGYTFLDLLVRQVLAARERYGARLPLLLMNSFRTEEDTLNFLRKYPELPVDDLPLSFLQNQEPKLRADDLTPVEWPADPSLEWCPPGHGDLYPALEGSGILDQLLEQGYRYACVSNGDNLGAVPNATIAGWFAHSGAPYAAEVCRRTVNDKKGGHLAIRKADGQLILRDTAQTAPEEMDFFTDEYRHPFFHTNNLWFDLAKLREALTERNSVLGLPLIRNEKTVDPSDPSSTPVIQVESAMGAAIEVFPGATAICVGRDRFLPVKTTNELLLLRSDVYELTAEGRLVARTDRTPEISLDSKYFKLVDDFTERIPCAPSLKKAKSLKVKGDWTFGSGVVVVGEAELADAGEPSQVQDGARIGH, from the coding sequence GTGTCGGAAGCTGGCCTGCAGGCTGCCCGTCAGAAGATGATCGACGCCGGGGTGTCCACCCCCGCGATCGAGGTTTTCTCCCGGTTCTATGAACTGCTGGAGTCCGGTGCGACCGGTGTGATCCGTGAGGACAGCATCGCTCCGCTGCTCGATCCGCCCATGCTCGCGGACATCGACGTCACCAACGAGGATGCGCGCGCCGCCATCGACAAGACCGTCGTCATCAAGCTCAACGGCGGCCTCGGCACGTCGATGGGGCTCGACAAGGCCAAGACGCTCCTCAAGGTGCGCGACGGCTACACGTTCCTCGACCTGCTCGTCCGCCAGGTGCTGGCCGCCCGCGAGCGCTACGGCGCCCGGCTGCCGCTGCTGCTGATGAACTCGTTCCGCACGGAGGAGGACACCCTCAACTTCCTGCGGAAGTACCCGGAGCTCCCCGTCGACGACCTGCCGCTCAGCTTCCTGCAGAACCAGGAGCCGAAGCTGCGCGCCGACGACCTGACCCCCGTCGAGTGGCCGGCCGACCCGTCGCTCGAGTGGTGCCCGCCCGGCCACGGCGACCTGTACCCGGCGCTCGAGGGCTCCGGCATCCTCGACCAGTTGCTCGAGCAGGGCTACCGCTACGCCTGCGTCTCCAACGGCGACAACCTGGGCGCCGTGCCGAACGCGACGATCGCCGGCTGGTTCGCCCACTCGGGCGCCCCGTACGCCGCCGAGGTGTGCCGCCGCACCGTCAACGACAAGAAGGGCGGCCATCTGGCCATCCGGAAGGCCGACGGGCAGCTGATCCTGCGCGACACCGCGCAGACGGCACCGGAGGAGATGGACTTCTTCACCGACGAGTACCGTCACCCGTTCTTCCACACCAACAACCTGTGGTTCGACCTGGCGAAGCTGCGCGAGGCGCTGACCGAGCGCAACTCCGTGCTCGGCCTGCCGCTGATCCGCAACGAGAAGACGGTCGACCCGTCGGATCCGTCGTCGACGCCGGTCATCCAGGTCGAGTCCGCGATGGGCGCGGCGATCGAGGTGTTCCCGGGCGCCACGGCGATCTGCGTCGGCCGCGACCGCTTCCTGCCCGTGAAGACGACCAACGAGCTGCTGCTGCTGCGCTCCGACGTCTACGAGCTGACCGCCGAGGGACGGCTGGTGGCCCGCACCGACCGCACGCCGGAGATCAGCCTCGACTCGAAGTACTTCAAGCTGGTAGACGACTTCACGGAGCGCATCCCGTGCGCGCCGTCGCTGAAGAAGGCGAAGTCGCTGAAGGTCAAGGGTGACTGGACGTTCGGCAGCGGGGTCGTCGTCGTCGGCGAGGCTGAGCTGGCAGATGCGGGCGAGCCGTCGCAGGTGCAGGACGGCGCCCGCATTGGGCACTGA
- a CDS encoding MscL family protein, translating to MKGFKEFLLRGNLIELAVAFIIGAAFSSVVESFTALFIDLLGKLGGQPDFSSVSVAGIGVGAFLTALVSFVLTAAVVYFGVVLPYNKAKAFADRNKPVEEAAPTSEELLAQIRDELRAQRNS from the coding sequence ATGAAGGGTTTCAAAGAATTTCTGCTGCGCGGCAACCTCATCGAGCTCGCCGTCGCATTCATCATCGGCGCCGCGTTCAGCTCGGTCGTCGAGTCGTTCACCGCTCTGTTCATCGACCTGCTGGGCAAGCTGGGCGGCCAGCCCGACTTCTCGTCGGTCTCCGTCGCCGGCATCGGCGTCGGCGCCTTCCTGACGGCGCTCGTCTCGTTCGTGCTGACGGCCGCCGTCGTCTACTTCGGCGTCGTGCTGCCCTACAACAAGGCCAAGGCGTTCGCCGACCGCAACAAGCCGGTCGAGGAGGCCGCCCCGACCTCCGAGGAGCTCCTCGCGCAGATCCGCGACGAGCTGCGGGCCCAGCGCAACAGCTAA
- a CDS encoding carbohydrate ABC transporter permease → MSTLTQTTRPSSGASISRQRFWSRYVAGVVAIIASVIVFIVPFAFIFLTAAKSKREASLLEFSLPKQGWFLFDNIAEVIATRNFMLLRAFINSTVLTVTSVTIMVVLAGMAGYILQRRKSRWNVALNFLVMAGLIVPPAIVPTVWVMQSLGLFKTMPGMILIEVTFGLSFSILLFKAFVATIPRELDEAALLDGAGPLRLFFTVIMPLLKPVMVTVIVVQAVAVFNDFTGPLYFLPGDKNVTVQLTLYNFQSQNVSQWNLLFTNILLITIPPLIMYIFFNRQIVAGMTSGAVKG, encoded by the coding sequence ATGAGCACCCTCACACAGACCACCCGCCCCAGCTCCGGCGCCTCCATATCCAGGCAGCGGTTCTGGTCGCGCTACGTCGCAGGTGTGGTGGCGATCATCGCGTCGGTGATCGTGTTCATCGTGCCGTTCGCATTCATCTTCCTGACGGCCGCCAAGTCGAAGCGGGAGGCGTCGCTGCTGGAGTTCTCGCTGCCGAAGCAGGGCTGGTTCCTGTTCGACAACATCGCCGAGGTCATCGCGACCCGCAACTTCATGCTGCTGCGCGCCTTCATCAACAGCACCGTCCTGACGGTCACGAGCGTCACCATCATGGTGGTGCTGGCCGGCATGGCGGGTTACATCCTGCAGCGCCGCAAGTCCCGCTGGAACGTGGCGCTGAACTTCCTGGTGATGGCCGGGCTCATCGTGCCGCCGGCCATCGTGCCGACCGTGTGGGTGATGCAGAGCCTCGGCCTGTTCAAGACGATGCCGGGCATGATCCTCATCGAGGTCACCTTCGGGCTGTCGTTCTCGATCCTTCTGTTCAAGGCGTTCGTGGCGACCATCCCGCGGGAGCTCGACGAGGCGGCGCTGCTCGACGGTGCCGGGCCTCTGCGGCTGTTCTTCACGGTGATCATGCCGCTGCTGAAGCCGGTGATGGTGACGGTGATCGTCGTCCAGGCCGTCGCCGTCTTCAACGACTTCACTGGCCCGCTGTACTTCCTGCCGGGAGACAAGAACGTCACGGTCCAGCTCACGCTCTACAACTTCCAGTCGCAGAACGTGAGCCAGTGGAACCTGCTGTTCACCAACATTCTGCTCATCACGATCCCGCCGCTGATCATGTACATCTTCTTCAACAGGCAGATCGTCGCGGGCATGACGAGCGGGGCCGTGAAGGGCTGA
- a CDS encoding molybdopterin molybdotransferase MoeA, with translation MAWFARSKQEPVVDEEVVEEPRLPEPPALNEAGLRSVADHTAYLLSLVDPLRPFGMTLLEGWNQVVCEDIDSMISVPAFSTAKVDGYAVRSSDLTEDDGRLVETLDVVDAVDDRLPIGAALPVQPGDVLPAGANAVLPGTFATVEEGRATLIEKVEAGEYVRAAGEHLALGTRLLSQGDILTERAIGLLAGAGIDKAMVRPRPRVVVISSGDNLVEPGVELAPGESADANSYMIAAAARAVGATVFRVAVHTNDRETIKQVITDQLIRADLVISATGGSREDYEAMVAVMKEIGLVDEANVAMSPGSTQTFGLVGDEQVPMLMLPGNPVSAYVTFHVFAKPLLRQLMGADTGPRPGRAIATGTLRSNEGQLHLLRGQTVSDQKVTHVTQVTSPYALGQLAESNVLIVMDEHVELVRPGEAVKVWFLDGE, from the coding sequence ATGGCATGGTTCGCCCGTAGTAAGCAGGAGCCCGTCGTCGACGAGGAGGTCGTCGAGGAGCCCCGTCTCCCCGAGCCGCCCGCCCTCAATGAGGCCGGGCTGCGGAGCGTCGCCGATCACACCGCGTACCTGCTCAGCCTGGTCGATCCGCTGCGGCCGTTCGGCATGACGCTGCTCGAGGGCTGGAACCAGGTGGTGTGTGAGGACATCGACTCGATGATCTCCGTCCCCGCGTTCTCGACCGCGAAGGTCGACGGCTACGCGGTGCGTTCCAGCGACCTCACCGAGGACGACGGGCGGCTCGTCGAGACGCTGGACGTGGTCGACGCCGTCGACGACCGGCTGCCCATTGGTGCGGCCCTTCCGGTGCAGCCGGGCGATGTGCTGCCGGCCGGCGCCAACGCCGTCCTTCCCGGCACGTTCGCCACGGTCGAGGAAGGGAGGGCCACGCTAATCGAGAAGGTCGAGGCGGGAGAGTACGTCCGTGCCGCCGGCGAGCATCTCGCGCTGGGCACCCGGCTGCTGAGCCAGGGTGACATCCTCACCGAACGCGCCATCGGGCTGCTGGCCGGTGCCGGCATCGACAAGGCGATGGTGCGGCCCCGGCCGCGCGTCGTGGTGATCAGCTCGGGCGACAATCTGGTGGAGCCGGGTGTCGAGCTGGCCCCAGGGGAGTCCGCCGACGCCAACTCGTACATGATCGCCGCCGCGGCCCGGGCCGTCGGCGCGACGGTGTTCCGCGTCGCCGTCCACACCAACGACCGCGAGACCATCAAGCAGGTCATCACCGATCAGCTGATCCGCGCCGACCTCGTCATCTCCGCCACCGGCGGCAGCCGCGAGGACTACGAGGCGATGGTCGCGGTGATGAAGGAGATCGGGCTGGTCGACGAGGCCAATGTGGCCATGTCGCCGGGCAGCACGCAGACGTTCGGGCTTGTCGGCGACGAGCAGGTGCCGATGCTGATGCTGCCGGGCAACCCGGTCAGCGCCTACGTGACGTTCCACGTGTTCGCCAAGCCGCTGCTGCGCCAGCTGATGGGGGCGGACACGGGTCCGCGCCCGGGGCGGGCGATCGCGACGGGCACGCTGCGTTCGAACGAGGGGCAGCTGCATCTACTGCGGGGCCAGACTGTGTCGGATCAGAAGGTCACGCACGTGACGCAGGTGACGTCGCCGTACGCGCTGGGGCAGCTGGCGGAGTCGAATGTGTTGATCGTGATGGATGAGCACGTTGAGCTGGTGCGGCCGGGTGAGGCGGTCAAGGTCTGGTTCCTCGACGGCGAGTGA
- a CDS encoding 5-formyltetrahydrofolate cyclo-ligase, which produces MPQDPSKDALRLAVLSARELVTAADWAAEDASRTAALLAIADRMTPGTVALYASRPGEPGTDALLDGFTARGWDILLPVIAKRVYWARLEPETELVVGWGGIPQPAGSRLPAEALAEATLIVAPCLALGEDLTRLGTGGGWYDRALLHRSPAAPVVALTREAELLPTVPVEPHDQRVDGYVTEHRSVLVDR; this is translated from the coding sequence ATGCCTCAGGACCCCTCGAAGGACGCGCTGCGCCTCGCCGTCCTATCGGCGCGGGAACTGGTCACGGCGGCCGATTGGGCCGCCGAGGACGCCTCCCGCACCGCCGCGCTCCTAGCCATCGCCGATCGGATGACGCCGGGGACGGTGGCGCTGTACGCGTCGCGGCCCGGCGAACCCGGCACCGACGCACTGCTCGACGGGTTCACCGCGCGCGGCTGGGACATCCTGCTGCCGGTGATCGCGAAGCGCGTCTACTGGGCGCGCCTGGAGCCGGAGACGGAGCTGGTCGTCGGCTGGGGAGGCATCCCGCAGCCAGCCGGGTCGCGGCTGCCTGCTGAGGCGCTGGCGGAGGCGACGTTGATCGTCGCGCCGTGCCTGGCGCTCGGGGAGGACCTGACCCGGCTGGGCACCGGCGGCGGCTGGTACGACAGGGCCCTGCTGCACCGCTCCCCCGCCGCGCCCGTGGTGGCCCTGACGCGGGAGGCGGAGCTGCTGCCGACGGTGCCGGTGGAGCCGCACGATCAGCGCGTCGACGGCTACGTGACGGAGCACCGTTCGGTACTCGTTGATCGGTGA
- a CDS encoding tetratricopeptide repeat protein: protein MTTPDPTVEAALERVKQLDRAGDLDGAKEEVERLRLELQPTATVQIRSRLLRVGARVLRHRHERASLRNAGNAAGSALAISQAAPTPNGTAVTLASLEVAACELASGDVDAAIRRVEGVRDHPDPAISGWAHLIVGRSRLAQGRHFPAIASMHNAIAEFQRHGHAHRTAAARLWLAVALDDAGRVEEAHRALTEDRAVWTGDAPVRRVSILHRLTSAANARSRGEIGSRFACSPRRGSSSTAPQACAWNGRGCIGFGPSVTGSGDSSDGPTLSWPLRTRPNLLISRLRGPGPVCRSHPCHRHRSLWVPQMSPRGRTRRSASTTRCWRHWTA, encoded by the coding sequence ATGACCACTCCTGACCCCACCGTGGAGGCGGCCCTCGAGCGTGTCAAGCAGCTGGATCGGGCAGGAGACCTCGATGGGGCGAAGGAGGAGGTGGAGCGGCTCCGCCTGGAGCTGCAGCCCACGGCCACCGTCCAGATCCGAAGCAGGCTGCTCCGCGTCGGCGCGCGGGTGTTGCGCCACAGACACGAGAGGGCCAGCCTCCGGAATGCCGGCAACGCCGCGGGCTCCGCCTTGGCCATCTCCCAGGCCGCGCCGACGCCCAACGGGACGGCCGTGACGCTGGCCTCGCTCGAGGTGGCGGCGTGTGAGCTGGCCAGCGGAGACGTGGATGCGGCCATCCGGAGGGTCGAGGGTGTCCGGGACCATCCGGATCCGGCGATCTCCGGCTGGGCGCACCTCATCGTCGGCCGCTCGCGCCTTGCGCAGGGCCGCCACTTCCCGGCGATCGCCTCGATGCACAACGCGATCGCCGAGTTCCAGCGCCACGGGCACGCCCACCGGACCGCTGCCGCGCGGCTGTGGCTCGCCGTCGCGCTGGACGACGCGGGACGTGTCGAGGAGGCGCACCGAGCCCTCACCGAGGACCGCGCCGTGTGGACCGGGGATGCACCGGTGCGGCGAGTCTCGATCCTTCACCGGCTCACCTCGGCCGCCAACGCCCGGAGCCGAGGAGAGATCGGGAGTCGCTTCGCCTGCTCGCCGAGGCGCGGGAGCTCCTCGACAGCACCACAGGCATGCGCGTGGAACGGGCGCGGATGCATCGGCTTCGGGCCGAGTGTTACTGGGAGTGGGGACAGTTCGGACGGGCCGACGCTGAGTTGGCCGCTGCGCACAAGGCCCAACCTGTTGATCAGCCGTCTCCGAGGGCCAGGACCCGTGTGCAGGAGCCACCCCTGCCACCGGCACCGCTCGCTCTGGGTGCCTCAGATGTCCCCGCGGGGACGCACCCGTCGCAGCGCCTCGACGACGAGGTGCTGGAGGCACTGGACCGCCTGA
- a CDS encoding type IV secretory system conjugative DNA transfer family protein, whose amino-acid sequence MPSRETARAWEGSADSLIGHAVPFGLARCLASIPATADATVCGLPTIQPGVGSVPLAEDLCRTGLRLGTASSSDGTRRDVRIGASDLLGHVQVLGSTGSGKSSLLAALAHEAIAAGLGVSILDPHGTLVDRVLSEAPATSVERIHVVRSGDASAPVPINPLAGNNPELATDVIITVLRELFDPRQQGFMGPVWERGFASLMAAQRALLGRRANLALVPEFAGSQARLKAVADALEDSHPVVAMDLRNSFVNRRPEDFAEFTTWFVSKFQRMINSPELRGILGTGLDGVRVIDVIDARHSLLIDLASPTLGDTSAQLLGELWLTKHWAGLASRGDRTVPHLLIVDEAHLFASGLLPRLLQQARKFGLGVVLAHQNLEQLTRSLAEAVQSTCNNVAAFRTGIREARAAEERLGGWEGGSLTRLRRLQCAATLSSDGSLTDAFTLTVDHNDRASGDAVVAEKVEARSRRRFAVDLGQVPPLTFQDVERMMRVTQQGRDRQSVESRRLDEARRRRDLLEEVQRLAQSQSIGSDG is encoded by the coding sequence ATGCCCTCCCGTGAGACGGCGCGGGCGTGGGAAGGCTCAGCCGACTCGCTGATCGGGCACGCGGTTCCGTTCGGGCTGGCCCGTTGCCTGGCGTCGATCCCCGCGACGGCCGACGCCACGGTCTGCGGGCTCCCGACGATCCAGCCGGGCGTGGGGTCGGTGCCACTCGCTGAGGACCTCTGCCGAACCGGGCTTCGCCTGGGCACCGCCTCCTCCTCGGACGGGACGCGGCGCGACGTGAGGATCGGAGCGTCGGACCTGCTGGGACACGTCCAGGTCCTCGGGTCGACGGGGTCGGGCAAGTCGTCCCTGCTGGCCGCACTCGCCCACGAGGCCATCGCGGCAGGGCTGGGCGTCAGCATCCTCGATCCCCACGGAACACTCGTCGACCGGGTGCTGAGCGAAGCACCCGCCACCTCAGTCGAACGGATCCACGTCGTGCGCAGCGGAGACGCCTCCGCACCGGTGCCGATCAACCCGCTGGCGGGCAACAACCCCGAACTTGCGACCGACGTCATCATCACGGTGCTCCGCGAGTTGTTCGACCCTCGTCAACAGGGGTTCATGGGGCCGGTCTGGGAGCGAGGCTTCGCCAGCCTGATGGCGGCCCAGCGAGCACTCCTCGGCAGGCGGGCGAACCTGGCGCTGGTCCCGGAGTTCGCAGGCAGCCAGGCCCGGCTGAAGGCCGTGGCCGACGCCCTCGAGGACTCTCATCCGGTCGTGGCGATGGATCTGCGCAACAGCTTCGTCAACCGCAGGCCTGAGGACTTCGCGGAGTTCACCACCTGGTTCGTGTCGAAGTTCCAGCGCATGATCAATTCCCCCGAGCTGCGGGGAATCCTCGGCACGGGACTGGACGGGGTCCGAGTCATCGACGTCATCGACGCGCGGCACTCGCTGCTCATCGATCTGGCGTCGCCGACCCTCGGTGACACGAGCGCACAACTTCTCGGTGAGCTGTGGCTCACCAAGCACTGGGCCGGGCTGGCCTCCCGGGGCGATCGCACGGTACCCCACCTGCTCATCGTCGACGAGGCACACCTGTTCGCCAGCGGGCTACTTCCCCGGCTGCTGCAGCAGGCGCGCAAGTTCGGCCTCGGGGTGGTGCTGGCCCATCAGAACCTCGAGCAGCTCACCCGGTCGCTGGCGGAGGCCGTCCAGTCCACCTGCAACAACGTGGCTGCCTTCCGCACCGGCATCCGGGAGGCCCGGGCGGCTGAGGAGCGGCTCGGCGGATGGGAGGGGGGCTCGCTGACCAGGCTCCGCCGCCTGCAGTGCGCCGCCACGCTCAGCAGCGACGGCTCCCTCACCGACGCCTTCACCCTCACCGTTGACCACAACGACCGGGCGTCAGGTGACGCGGTGGTCGCGGAGAAGGTGGAGGCCCGGAGCCGTCGACGGTTCGCCGTCGATCTCGGGCAGGTGCCACCGCTGACCTTCCAGGATGTCGAGCGGATGATGCGCGTGACTCAGCAGGGTAGGGACCGACAGTCGGTGGAGAGTCGACGCCTCGACGAGGCGCGGCGCAGACGCGACCTGCTCGAGGAAGTCCAGCGATTGGCTCAATCCCAGTCGATCGGTTCAGACGGCTGA
- a CDS encoding SAF domain-containing protein: MRRITESLVSFVSWHRRAVGALLAVLAVLTLGHSLALGPPTTAVVMVTAPIAAGSEIRDGDVAVRDLPTAALPEAAFTDRADVVGQTAAVSLPHGTILQPTLLTTTTQPESGRAVVPISVRDPTLRDLLRAGDVISLVASGGEFVEVVCSDARVLTIPAREASGSAVALATGSRNGLILVDVPAPDAGLVAALGQDGQLGVVIGRL; the protein is encoded by the coding sequence ATGCGCCGGATCACTGAGAGTCTCGTCTCCTTCGTCTCCTGGCATCGCCGTGCCGTCGGTGCCCTGCTCGCCGTCCTGGCCGTCTTGACGCTCGGCCACTCCCTCGCGTTGGGCCCGCCCACGACCGCGGTGGTGATGGTCACCGCCCCGATCGCCGCGGGCTCCGAGATCCGCGACGGCGACGTCGCCGTCCGCGACCTCCCCACCGCAGCTCTGCCGGAGGCGGCGTTCACCGACAGGGCCGACGTCGTCGGCCAGACCGCCGCCGTCTCGCTGCCCCACGGCACGATCCTGCAGCCGACGCTGCTCACCACCACAACGCAGCCCGAGTCCGGGCGCGCCGTCGTGCCGATCTCCGTGCGCGACCCCACCCTGCGCGACCTGCTGCGGGCCGGTGACGTCATCTCGCTGGTGGCGTCGGGCGGCGAGTTCGTCGAGGTGGTCTGCTCCGACGCCCGGGTGCTGACGATCCCGGCGCGGGAGGCGTCCGGCTCGGCCGTCGCCCTGGCGACGGGATCCCGCAACGGGCTGATCCTGGTCGACGTGCCCGCCCCCGACGCAGGCCTGGTCGCCGCGCTGGGTCAGGATGGGCAGCTGGGGGTGGTCATCGGCCGACTGTGA
- a CDS encoding carbohydrate ABC transporter permease — MTTETLLREDPPTEVADPPRRRRRDIGGRFYPLWFYIPTVVLYVVLFAVPTFASFYFSLTRWTLFETEFIGLANFRQFFTEPMLLKGFINTFVYGFVTSGAKVVLGLALGMLLTSTILGRGYLRSTIFFPVLVSTVGVGVTFKVLMDPFDGLINETLRLVGINGPGWLTDPAWALMSIAMVDVWKGIGIATLIFIAGLVAIPQEYYEAARVDGATAWQRFRTITLPLVQPAMGTVILLSLISGLRSFDLIWAMTKGGPGFTSDVIGSVIYKQYQAGFYGLSTAGNVVLFIVVTVIILPISHLITKKQVEL; from the coding sequence ATGACGACAGAGACGTTGCTCAGAGAAGACCCGCCCACCGAGGTAGCCGACCCGCCGCGACGCCGGCGACGCGACATCGGCGGCCGGTTCTACCCCTTGTGGTTCTACATACCCACGGTCGTGTTGTACGTGGTGCTGTTCGCAGTGCCCACCTTCGCGTCGTTCTACTTCAGCCTCACCCGCTGGACCCTGTTCGAGACCGAGTTCATCGGGCTCGCCAACTTCAGACAGTTCTTCACCGAGCCGATGCTGCTCAAGGGCTTCATCAACACATTCGTCTACGGCTTCGTCACCTCCGGCGCGAAGGTGGTGCTCGGGCTGGCGCTCGGCATGCTGCTGACGAGCACGATCCTCGGCCGCGGCTACCTCCGCTCCACCATCTTCTTCCCCGTCCTGGTCTCGACCGTCGGCGTCGGCGTCACATTCAAGGTGCTGATGGACCCGTTCGACGGGCTCATCAATGAGACCCTCCGCCTCGTCGGGATCAACGGCCCCGGCTGGCTGACCGACCCGGCGTGGGCGCTCATGTCGATCGCGATGGTCGACGTCTGGAAGGGCATCGGCATCGCCACCCTCATCTTCATCGCCGGCCTGGTGGCTATCCCGCAGGAGTACTACGAGGCGGCCCGCGTCGACGGCGCCACTGCCTGGCAGCGCTTCCGCACCATCACCCTTCCGCTCGTGCAGCCCGCCATGGGCACCGTCATCCTGCTGTCGCTGATCAGCGGGCTCCGGTCGTTCGACCTCATCTGGGCCATGACCAAGGGTGGGCCCGGCTTCACCAGCGACGTCATCGGGTCGGTCATCTACAAGCAGTACCAGGCCGGGTTCTACGGGTTGTCGACGGCCGGCAACGTCGTCCTCTTCATCGTCGTGACCGTCATCATCCTGCCGATCTCGCACCTCATCACCAAGAAGCAGGTGGAGCTATGA